GTTCTCGGACAAGCCCAAGTACCTGCTCGACCCGCTGTGCGGCCGCGGCACCACGCTCAACCAGGCGATCATGTACGGCCTGCACGCCACCGGCCTCGACGTCGACGCCAAGGACTTCGAGGCCTACGAGGCGTTCATCAAGACGTGGCTGCGGAACAAGCGCGTCAAGCACACCGCCGAGTCGGGACAGCTGCGGCGCAACAAGGTCCGGCTCGGGCGCCGGCTCGACATCGAGTACGCGCTGAGCAAGGAAGACTACAAAGCCGGCGAGACCCGCAAGCTGACCTACTTCCAGGCCGACACGCTGACCACCGACGAGGTGCTGCGGGCGAACTCGTGCGACGTGATCGTCACCGACGCGCCGTACGGCGTGCAGCACGGCAGCCACCGCGAAGCCGGCCTGCAGCGCAGCCCGCGCGACCTGCTCGCGGCGGCCGTCCCGGTGTGGACGCGCGTGCTGCGGCCCGGCGGCGCGCTCGGCATCTCGTGGAACACCACCGTGCTGCCGCGCGAGGAACTGGTCGCGGTGCTGCGCAAGGCCGGGCTCGACGTCCGGGAAGGCGGGCCGTGGGCGGAGTTCACCCACCGGGTGGACCAGGCCATCCTGCGTGACCTGGTCGTCGCCGTGAAGCCCGCTTCCTGAGTCGACAAAGCGCTACTGGGTGAGCTCCCCCTGCACGGGCGCCTGCCCGTTCTCTTCCGGTGCCCCGGTGGGCGCCGGCGGCGGCGTGGTCAGGCCGCGCTTCACCGAGTCCAGAATGGACAGTCCCTGCCCGACGAGCCCCGCGGCCATCTCGCCCAGGCCGTCGGCGCCGTTGAGGATGTTGACGTTGGCGCCGGCCAGGCCGCGCCCGGCCTCCTTGACGATCTGCGGCAGCTGGTCGATGAGCATCCGGTCGAGCGCGACCCGGTTGTTCGACGCGGCCGCCTCCGCCTGAACGCGCATCTTCTCCGCGTCGGCCAGCGCCAGGATGCGGATCCGCTCGGCCTCCGCGTCGGCCGGCTTGATCACCTCGGCCACCAGCTGCTGCTGGCGCAGCTCGGCCTCGCGCTGGGCCAGCTCGGTCCGCGCGTCGATGACCTCCTGCTGAGCCTTCGCCTGCGCGAGCGGTCCGGCCTGGGCCGCCTCCGCCTGGGCCTTGTCGACCTCGGCGCGGTACTGCGCCTGCACGATCGACGTCTGCCGGGCGTACTCCGCCTGCGTCCGCTGCGACTTCTGCTCGGCCTCCGCCGCGGCCTGGTTCGCCACGGCCTGGGCGATCTGGGCGTCCCGCTGGATGGCGGCGTTGTGCGGCGCGGCCATCGCGGCGATGTAGCCGAGCTTCATGTCGTCGATCGACTGGATCTGCAGGGCGTCGACGGACAGGCCGATCTTCGCCATCTCCACCGCCGAGCCGTCCAGCACCTCGGTCGCGAGCTTCTGCCGCTCGGTGATGATCTCCTCGACGGTCATCGACCCGATGATCGAGCGCAGGTGACCGGAGAAGATGCGGCCGGTCAGCACGGACATCTGGTCCTGGTCGGAGAGGAACCGCTGGCCGGCGTTGACGATGCTCTCGGTGTCGTTGCCGACCTTGAACGCGATCACCGCCCGCACGGTCAGGGCGATGGCCTGTTTCGTGACGCACACTTCGGTCACTTCGGCCTCACACATGGAAAGCGTGAGGAACCGGACTTTCCGGAAGACCGGCATGACGAACGCGCCGTGGCCGGTGACGACCCGGAACGGTGACGTGCCCTTGCTGTTCTTGCCGCCCGAAATCAGCATCGCCTCATTGGGGGCCGGCACGCGATAACCGAACATCGATTGTCCTTCCGCGAGCACTAGGAAGTGGGTTCCGAGACGTCCCATGCCACGACGTCGACCGTGCGCCGTCCGCGGGTGTCGACGACCAGGACGGTCGTCCCCTTCGGCAGCTCCGTGTCGGACCAGGCCAGGAAGGTTTCCAAGCCACCCCTGATCCTGATCAGCACCTCCCCGGGACCACGCTGCCCGCGGGTTCCGACCAGGAGGACTCCGGTTCGGCCCGACGGCGACAGGTCGGAGTGCATGGGCCGGCCTCCCTCGGTGGGCCACCTCGACGCGGGGCACCCCCGCTCACCCCATTGTGCTCCCGGCGGGCGGGGTGGCGCGGCACTGTGAGGTTCCGATCAGGGGGCAACCGGACGGGCCGCCCGAGCGTGAGGAACCTGAGACGGGCGTCCGTTTGGCTATACTCCGGCCTGTGACGGTCGAGCAACGCCCCCTGCGCGCGGACGCCCGGCGCAACCGGGAGGCACTGGTCGCGGCCGCGCGCGAGGTGTTCCGCGCCAAGGGTGTCGACGCCCCGCTCGACGAGGTCGCGCGCCGCGCCGAGGTCGCGATCGGCACGCTCTACAACCGGTTCCCGACGCGGGCCGACCTCGTGGAGGCCGCGTTCCTGCCGACGCTCGAAGAAGCGAAGGCGGTCACCGAGGAAGCCCTCGCGTGCGACGACCCCTGGGACGGTTTCGTGCTCTTCCTCGAGCGGTCGGTCCTGATGCAGGTCGGCGACCGCGGCTTCACCGAAGTCTGCTCGCGAGCGTTCGACCCGTCGTCCGGTCTGGAGAAAGCCAAGCAGGCCAACGCTTCCCGGATGAACCGGATCATCACCCGGGCGCAGGAGGCCGGGGCGTTGCGGCCGGACTTCCGCGGCGAAGACCTGGCGATCGTGTTCGCCGCGGCGACGGCGACGCCCGGCTGGCGGCGCGCGCTCGGCATGGTCCTCGACGGGCTCCGCGCGCGATGACCTGGCTCGCGGACACCCGCACCTCGTACGACACGGTGGCGGAAAGCTACGCCGAGTTCGTGGCGGACGCGCTCGACAAGCACCCGCACATGCGGGCCGCGCTGACGCTGTTCGCGTCCCAGGTCGACGGGCCGGCGGTGGACGTCGGCTGCGGCCCGGGGCACTTCACGGCGTACCTGCACTCGCTCGGCGCCGACGCGGCCGGCATCGACCTTTCCCCGGCGATGATCGACCTGGCCCGCCGGTCCCACCCCGGACCGCGCTTCGAGGTCGGCTCGATGACGGACCTGCCGCTGCCCGACGCGTCGATGGCGGGCGTGCTGGCGTTCTGGTCCCTGATCCACGTCCCGGACGACGACGTCCCGGTGGCACTGGGGCACTTCCGGCGGGTGCTGCGGCCGGGCGGGCTGCTGGTGATCGGCTACCACGTCGGCGCGGGGACCCGGCTGAAGACGGAGGGGTACGGCGGGCACCCGATGCGGGTCCACATCCACCTCCGGCAACCGTGGTGGCTGGCGAAGCGGGTGCGGGCGGCGGGGTTCACCGTCG
This genomic window from Amycolatopsis mongoliensis contains:
- a CDS encoding TetR/AcrR family transcriptional regulator, with product MTVEQRPLRADARRNREALVAAAREVFRAKGVDAPLDEVARRAEVAIGTLYNRFPTRADLVEAAFLPTLEEAKAVTEEALACDDPWDGFVLFLERSVLMQVGDRGFTEVCSRAFDPSSGLEKAKQANASRMNRIITRAQEAGALRPDFRGEDLAIVFAAATATPGWRRALGMVLDGLRAR
- a CDS encoding TRM11 family SAM-dependent methyltransferase gives rise to the protein MPEYVILVHPSANRVYAASSPALLRAELAVFGAALSAELSGIEEIELGGVGYVRFTSSAPLGEGDLALLSNLSSLYALFELGDGVLRPVTVTPLAKADSDLLTIQKYAGKTNESFTKLLLNVTLLATADPFSDKPKYLLDPLCGRGTTLNQAIMYGLHATGLDVDAKDFEAYEAFIKTWLRNKRVKHTAESGQLRRNKVRLGRRLDIEYALSKEDYKAGETRKLTYFQADTLTTDEVLRANSCDVIVTDAPYGVQHGSHREAGLQRSPRDLLAAAVPVWTRVLRPGGALGISWNTTVLPREELVAVLRKAGLDVREGGPWAEFTHRVDQAILRDLVVAVKPAS
- a CDS encoding class I SAM-dependent methyltransferase, with product MTWLADTRTSYDTVAESYAEFVADALDKHPHMRAALTLFASQVDGPAVDVGCGPGHFTAYLHSLGADAAGIDLSPAMIDLARRSHPGPRFEVGSMTDLPLPDASMAGVLAFWSLIHVPDDDVPVALGHFRRVLRPGGLLVIGYHVGAGTRLKTEGYGGHPMRVHIHLRQPWWLAKRVRAAGFTVEAEWALDPENKVSQAILFARASA
- a CDS encoding SPFH domain-containing protein yields the protein MFGYRVPAPNEAMLISGGKNSKGTSPFRVVTGHGAFVMPVFRKVRFLTLSMCEAEVTEVCVTKQAIALTVRAVIAFKVGNDTESIVNAGQRFLSDQDQMSVLTGRIFSGHLRSIIGSMTVEEIITERQKLATEVLDGSAVEMAKIGLSVDALQIQSIDDMKLGYIAAMAAPHNAAIQRDAQIAQAVANQAAAEAEQKSQRTQAEYARQTSIVQAQYRAEVDKAQAEAAQAGPLAQAKAQQEVIDARTELAQREAELRQQQLVAEVIKPADAEAERIRILALADAEKMRVQAEAAASNNRVALDRMLIDQLPQIVKEAGRGLAGANVNILNGADGLGEMAAGLVGQGLSILDSVKRGLTTPPPAPTGAPEENGQAPVQGELTQ